The following are encoded in a window of Heteronotia binoei isolate CCM8104 ecotype False Entrance Well chromosome 9, APGP_CSIRO_Hbin_v1, whole genome shotgun sequence genomic DNA:
- the SPATA18 gene encoding mitochondria-eating protein encodes MAARLRRLVDSESCRSLQEKLEKWQKDYDVRLLVRAVIYIRQGARREPPPASSPGILATCKSLTWQASGDQAAKEESPLGARSPKKPKPGWPSAQLAAAAAPLVLDGEGWRRVAPAPLGKLPFLSGRPRQQRLSSWAFAHPPARRGVMNSCDQNLNRCCEIMELSAMIQGQLFTILNQTAREGGHFAGVETIKSRLLPWLGTCFSSPASRWPFERSFSPSQESYEKERQLRELANSRNHEIQQLERELDSTRLQLSLVQQDLAEAQLALDNTKTKSATTLLAAEDEIVQLKADLKASQAKEECTLRNLEQLNDYERQVQMLKDEIAILGAQKSVLQSRLARSRSPSPRSVRSRSPSPLPVKSISPARTRLSDAFRHAQLVERFRDIYAQERLSAQTLLKSYIDDLEMVQRIIYVAAVESFRVAKKAFRQFKTCVRKTLSGSYSEPDSLEDTVMDYIIRQEDLYDVQSSVREVIRAVNLHPQISCPPEVDLIMISSLVRELCRVAFSMQTLDPPLDILFAVDGELFNEHKYRRSYDSDFTAPLVAYHIWPALMEDHSVMVKGEVVTRRGALWSHRSRSRSRGRSQTRNRSSSPLCHSRLSPSRSRSPSPLRSGSPSK; translated from the exons ccgccgcccGCCTCCTCTCCGGGGATCTTGGCCACGTGCAAGTCTCTTACCTGGCAGGCGAGCGGCGAccaagcagcaaaagaagaaagcccaCTCGGAGCAAGAAGCCCCAAGAAACCCAAGCCCGGCTGGCCGAGCGCgcagcttgcagccgccgccgctcCTTTGGTCTTGGACGGGGAGGGCTGGAGGCGAGTCGCCCCGGCCCCGCTGGGAAAGCTGCCCTTCCTCTCGGGAAGACCCCGGCAGCAGCGACTCTCTTCTTGGGCCTTTGCTCACCCGCCGGCTCGTCGTGGGGTG ATGAATTCCTGTGATCAGAACCTTAACCGATGCTGTGAAATCATGGAACTGAGCGCCATGATTCAGGGGCAGTTGTTTACCATCCTCAACCAAACAGCTCGAGAAG GTGGGCATTTTGCAGGAGTGGAAACAATTAAGTCTCGTCTCCTGCCATGGTTGGGGACATGTTTTTCGAGTCCTGCTTCTAGATGGCCCTTTGAAAGAAGTTTCTCTCCCTCCCAG GAATCTTATGAGAAAGAAAGGCAACTTAGGGAATTGGCCAACTCTCGAAACCATGAAATCCAGCAGCTGGAGAGAGAACTGGACTCCACTCGTTTACAGCTCAGCCTTGTCCAGCAAGA TCTTGCAGAAGCCCAGTTGGCTCTTGACAACACAAAGACCAAATCAGCCACCACGCTTTTGGCAGCAGAGGATGAAATTGTTCAGCTAAAAGCAGA TCTGAAGGCATCTCAGGCCAAAGAAGAATGTACTCTGAGGAATCTGGAGCAGCTGAACGACTATGAGCGGCAGGTTCAGATGCTGAAGGATGAGATTGCCATCCTTGGGGCTCAAAAATCTGTTCTACAAAGCAG ACTTGCACGAAGTCGATCTCCCTCTCCAAGATCAGTCCGAAGCAGATCGCCTAGTCCACTTCCAGTGAAGAGCATTTCCCCTGCCAGAACTCGACTTTCAGATGCTTTCCGTCATGCCCAGCTTGTGGAACGGTTCAGAGACATTTATGCTCAGGAACGTCTGTCTGCTCAAACCCTCCTAAAGAGCTATATTGACGATCTGGAGATGGTGCAGAGAATAATCTATGTGGCAGCTGTG GAGTCCTTCCGCGTAGCAAAGAAAGCCTTCCGACAGTTCAAAACGTGTGTGAGAAAGACTCTATCTGGAAGTTACTCAGAGCCTGATTCACTCGAAGATACAGTAATGGATTATATAATTCGCCAGGAAGATCTTTATGATGTTCAGTCCAGTGTCAGG GAAGTAATCCGTGCAGTGAACCTCCATCCTCAGATTTCCTGCCCACCGGAGGTTGATCTTATCATGATCAGCAGTTTAGTCCGAGAACTGTGTCGTGTGGCCTTTTCAATGCAGACGTTGGATCCTCCCCTTGATATTTTATTTGCTGTAGACGGAGAACTTTTCAACGAGCACAA GTACCGTCGCAGCTATGACTCGGATTTCACAGCTCCACTTGTGGCTTATCACATCTGGCCTGCTCTTATGGAAGATCATTCTGTCATGGTAAAGGGAGAGGTGGTCACACGAAGGGGTGCTCTG TGGTCTCACAGGAGCAGGAGCAGAAGCAGAGGCCGGAGCCAGACCCGCAACCGCAGTTCGAGCCCTCTGTGTCACTCCCGGCTCTCG cCATCTCGAAGCCGCAGCCCATCCCCGTTAAGGAGTGGAAGCCCAAGTAAGTAG